The DNA region GTTTTTGATATTGAGATTGATGAAAAAGATCCGGATAAATTTATTGAAATCGTAAAAGGTATTGCTCCTACTTTCGGAGGGATTAACCTGGAAGATATTAAAGCTCCAGAAGCTTTTTATATAGAACAAAGACTGAAAGAGGAATTAAATATTCCTTTGATGCACGATGACCAGCACGGAACTGCAATTATCTCTGCAGCTGCATTGATCAACTCTTTGCAGATTGCGAATAAAGATATTGATAAAGTGAAAATGGTGGTGAATGGTGCAGGAGCTGCAGCTATTGCATGTACCAAACTTTATATTTCATTAGGACTGAAAAAAGAAAACGTCCTGATGTGTGACAGTAAAGGGGTAATCAATCATAAGAGAGAGAACCTTACTCCGGAAAAATTAGATTTCATTGCTCAGACGGATATCGAAACATTAGAAGATGCTGTAAAAGGATCTGATGTTTTTGTGGGATTGTCTAAAGGAAACGTAATGACTCCTGAAATGTTGTTGAGCATGGGTGAAAATCCTATTGTATTCGCTTTAGCTAACCCTGATCCGGAAATTGCTTATGACCTTGCCCTTGACACTCGTAAAGATGTAATCATGGCAACAGGAAGAAGTGATTATCCTAACCAGGTAAACAATGTACTAGGATTCCCTTATATTTTCCGTGGAGCATTAGATGTACAGGCTACAGGAATTAATGAAGACATGAAACTGGCTGCTGTACATGCCATTGCCGATCTTGCAAAAGAACCGGTGCCGGAAGCTGTAATTTTAGCATACAACGTTCAGAACTTACAGTTCGGAAGAGAATATTTCATTCCAAAACCGTTTGATAACAGATTGATCACAAAAGTATCAAGTGCTGTAGCAAAAGCGGCTATTGAAAGTGGTGTTGCCAGAAAAACCATTACGGATTTTGAAGAATACGAGCACCAGCTTTTAGACAGAATGGGAAGGGATGAAAGACTGGTAAGAATGATGCAGAGCCGTGCAAAATCCAATCCGAAAAGAATCACCCTTGGAAATGCTGAAGAATACAATGTATTGAAAGCTGCCCAGATTCTTTATGAAGAAGGAATTGCTTATCCAAGTCTTTTAGGAGATAAAAAATACATCAAGGAGCAAATGGAGCGTTACGGAATTACCCTGGATGTTCCGATCATTGATCCAAGTGATGACGATCAGAAAGAAAACAGAAAAAAATACAGAGAAACCCTTTGGAAACTTCGTCAGAGAAAAGGAATGAACGAGTACAAAGCAAAGAGATATGTACGTCAGAGAGATTATTTCGGACCTTTGATGCTTAAACATGGAGATACTGACGGCCTTATCGTAGGATTCTCAAAGAACTATACATCAGTTTTACGTCCTGTTTTAGAAGTTATTGAAAAAGATAAAGGAGTAGACAAAGTAGCGGCCATGATGATGATCCTGTCTGAAAAGAAACCTATTTTCTTCGCAGATACCTCCATCAACCAAAATCCTACTTCTGAAGATCTTGTGAATATTGCTAAAATGGCAGAATTTACAGTGAAATCTTTTGCTATCGAACCAAGGATTGCTATGCTTGGATTTGAAAACTTTGCTGCCATCTCCGAAACTTCTAAAAAAGTAGCAAAAGCAGTAAGTATTCTTCACGAGAAATTCCCTAAAATGATTGTAGATGGTGAAATTCAACCGGATTTTGCCATGAATGCAGATCACCTGAGTGATTACCCATTCTCAAAATTAGGAACTACACCAGCGAACACCTTCATCTTCCCGAATCTGGAAAGTGCAAATCTTTCTTACAAAATTCTAAGAGGAATG from Chryseobacterium culicis includes:
- a CDS encoding NADP-dependent malic enzyme; translated protein: MSSNNNRDEKNFSQAALDYHKAEPKGKIEVIPSKPHSSQRDLSLAYSPGVAVPCMEIHDKPETVYDYTGKGNLVAVISNGTAVLGLGDIGAEASKPVMEGKGLLFKIFADINVFDIEIDEKDPDKFIEIVKGIAPTFGGINLEDIKAPEAFYIEQRLKEELNIPLMHDDQHGTAIISAAALINSLQIANKDIDKVKMVVNGAGAAAIACTKLYISLGLKKENVLMCDSKGVINHKRENLTPEKLDFIAQTDIETLEDAVKGSDVFVGLSKGNVMTPEMLLSMGENPIVFALANPDPEIAYDLALDTRKDVIMATGRSDYPNQVNNVLGFPYIFRGALDVQATGINEDMKLAAVHAIADLAKEPVPEAVILAYNVQNLQFGREYFIPKPFDNRLITKVSSAVAKAAIESGVARKTITDFEEYEHQLLDRMGRDERLVRMMQSRAKSNPKRITLGNAEEYNVLKAAQILYEEGIAYPSLLGDKKYIKEQMERYGITLDVPIIDPSDDDQKENRKKYRETLWKLRQRKGMNEYKAKRYVRQRDYFGPLMLKHGDTDGLIVGFSKNYTSVLRPVLEVIEKDKGVDKVAAMMMILSEKKPIFFADTSINQNPTSEDLVNIAKMAEFTVKSFAIEPRIAMLGFENFAAISETSKKVAKAVSILHEKFPKMIVDGEIQPDFAMNADHLSDYPFSKLGTTPANTFIFPNLESANLSYKILRGMKVAQVIGPILMGLKQPVHVLQMRSSVDEIVNLATIAVLDAQRREKK